A section of the Myxococcus virescens genome encodes:
- a CDS encoding CgeB family protein has translation MRIVFFCHSLLSDWNHGNAHFLRGVVTELALRGHDVRVFEPEEAWSLRNLLQEPAGPAMLEEVRRVYPHVRPQRYDLATLDLDRALEGAQLVLVHEWNPPALVRRLGERRQVSDAFRLLFHDTHHRGVSAREEMARFELAHYDGVLAFGGVLQRLYQEQGWARRAWTWHEAADTRVFHPRPVVSPQDDVVWIGNWGDEERTAELHEFLLGPAQALGLKARVHGVRYPDAARAALARAGITYAGWLTNHRVPEAFARARVTVHVPRRPYATSLPGIPTIRPFEALACGIPLVSAPWRDVEGLFTPGSDYLVADTGARMRDHLRALLADADLRRALAEQGRRTVLARHTCAHRVDELLRIHASLVPQATQAGALSRGRVTA, from the coding sequence ATGCGCATCGTCTTCTTCTGCCACTCGCTCCTGTCGGACTGGAACCACGGCAATGCGCACTTCCTGCGCGGCGTGGTGACGGAGCTGGCCCTGCGCGGCCACGACGTCCGCGTCTTCGAGCCCGAGGAGGCCTGGAGCCTGCGCAACCTCCTGCAGGAGCCAGCGGGCCCGGCGATGCTGGAGGAAGTACGACGCGTCTACCCGCATGTGCGGCCACAGCGATACGACCTGGCGACGCTGGACCTGGACCGGGCCCTGGAAGGGGCACAGCTCGTCCTCGTCCACGAGTGGAACCCGCCAGCGTTGGTGCGCCGCCTGGGCGAGCGTCGCCAGGTGAGCGACGCCTTCCGCCTGCTCTTCCATGACACGCACCACCGGGGCGTGAGCGCTCGGGAGGAGATGGCCCGCTTCGAGCTGGCCCACTACGACGGCGTGCTCGCCTTTGGCGGCGTCCTCCAGCGGCTCTACCAGGAGCAGGGCTGGGCTCGGCGCGCGTGGACGTGGCACGAGGCCGCGGACACGCGTGTGTTCCACCCACGGCCCGTGGTGTCGCCGCAAGACGACGTCGTCTGGATTGGCAACTGGGGTGATGAGGAGCGCACCGCGGAGCTGCATGAGTTCCTGCTCGGCCCGGCACAGGCGCTGGGCTTGAAGGCGCGGGTGCACGGGGTGCGCTACCCGGACGCGGCGCGAGCGGCGCTGGCACGCGCGGGCATCACCTACGCGGGGTGGCTGACCAACCACCGGGTGCCCGAGGCCTTCGCCAGGGCGCGCGTGACAGTCCACGTTCCCCGGCGGCCCTACGCCACGTCCCTGCCGGGCATCCCCACCATCCGTCCGTTCGAGGCGCTCGCCTGTGGCATTCCGCTGGTGAGCGCGCCGTGGCGCGACGTGGAAGGCCTCTTCACACCGGGAAGCGACTACCTGGTCGCGGACACCGGCGCGCGGATGCGCGACCACCTGCGAGCGCTGCTGGCGGACGCGGACCTGCGCCGCGCGCTCGCCGAGCAGGGGCGCCGCACGGTGCTGGCCCGCCACACGTGCGCGCACCGGGTGGACGAATTGCTGCGCATCCACGCGTCACTGGTGCCCCAGGCCACGCAGGCGGGGGCGTTGTCACGGGGGAGGGTCACCGCATGA
- a CDS encoding Gfo/Idh/MocA family protein, whose amino-acid sequence MSAPVTRRPRLGFLGVGWIGRHRMQALVKEAQVDVIGVADPSEAAAEAARALAPGCERVDSLDALLALSPDGVVIATPSAVHAEQSIQALERGVAVFCQKPLGRTAHEVRRVVEAARRSDVLLGVDFSYRYAEGLRRLRAHHQSGALGHVHAVNLVFHNAYGPDKPWFYDASLAGGGCVMDLGIHLVDLALWVLDFPAVRRVSSQRFAQGRPLRGREEGVEDYAAALLELEGGTAVQLACSWKLSAGCDAVIEASFYGTEGGVSFRNVNGSFYDFTADAFRGTGRERLADPPDGWGGRAAVDWATRLARGERFTPENEQLIQVAETLDRLYA is encoded by the coding sequence ATGAGCGCTCCCGTGACGCGCCGCCCCCGGCTGGGCTTTCTGGGCGTGGGCTGGATTGGACGCCACCGGATGCAGGCCCTGGTGAAAGAGGCCCAGGTGGACGTCATCGGCGTGGCGGACCCTTCGGAGGCCGCCGCCGAGGCCGCGCGGGCGCTCGCGCCGGGGTGTGAGCGGGTGGACTCCCTGGACGCGCTGCTCGCGCTCTCACCCGACGGCGTGGTCATCGCCACGCCCAGCGCCGTCCACGCGGAGCAGTCCATCCAGGCGCTGGAGCGCGGCGTGGCCGTGTTCTGCCAGAAGCCGCTGGGCCGCACGGCCCACGAAGTCCGGCGCGTGGTGGAGGCGGCCCGGAGGTCGGACGTGCTGCTCGGCGTGGACTTCAGCTACCGCTACGCGGAAGGGCTGCGCAGGCTGCGCGCACACCACCAGTCGGGCGCGCTGGGGCACGTGCATGCGGTGAACCTCGTCTTCCACAATGCCTACGGCCCGGACAAGCCGTGGTTCTACGACGCGTCGCTCGCCGGGGGCGGCTGCGTCATGGACCTGGGCATCCACCTGGTGGACCTGGCCCTGTGGGTGCTCGACTTCCCCGCCGTCCGCCGGGTGAGCAGCCAACGCTTCGCCCAGGGACGGCCGCTGCGTGGCCGGGAGGAGGGCGTGGAAGACTACGCCGCCGCCCTGCTGGAGTTGGAGGGCGGCACCGCCGTCCAGCTCGCCTGCTCCTGGAAGCTGTCGGCGGGCTGCGACGCGGTGATTGAAGCGTCGTTCTATGGGACGGAAGGGGGCGTGTCGTTCCGCAACGTGAATGGCTCGTTCTACGACTTCACGGCGGACGCCTTCCGGGGCACCGGGCGTGAGCGACTCGCCGACCCGCCAGATGGCTGGGGCGGACGGGCCGCCGTGGACTGGGCCACCCGCCTGGCTCGAGGAGAGCGCTTCACGCCGGAGAACGAGCAGCTCATCCAGGTCGCGGAGACGCTCGACAGGCTCTACGCCTGA
- a CDS encoding ABC transporter ATP-binding protein, which produces MQTPPVSRGAMWRALGYFRPYRRTIVFILLLVLTSASLSALEPLVLKSVFDHLGSEDATKPVLMGVGLLVLMGLAREGLGAASNWLTWRTRIQVHFALNEATVSRLHRLPLSFHRQEGVGALMTRMDRGLQGFVGAITELTFNVIPAAVYLCIAVGVMLQLDWRLALLALAFAPLPVLIARRAAPVQARREESLLERWTQIYARFNEVLSGIITVKSFAMEEREKQRFLHGVRDANTVVTRGVAFDSAVTAGQNTTVLVARVASICMGGLLVMKGQLTVGTLVAFLGYIGGLFGPVQGLSGVYKTLRTASVSIRQVFSILDAQDSLGDAPDAHEITHMRGDVTFEDVHFAYPSGAGRPLINGISLDVRRGETVALVGPSGAGKTTLMSLLCRFYDPDQGVVRVDGSDIRTLKQLSLRRNIGVVLQDALLFNESVRGNIAYGRPQATDAEIEAAARAAHAHEFILGLPQGYDTLVGERGNRLSAGERQRIAIARSLLTDPPILILDEPTSALDAESEALVQDALGELMKGRTTFAIAHRLSTVVNADRILVLKDGRIIEEGSHAELMRRDGYYASLVRKQTRGLLPELPPSPLTPVAA; this is translated from the coding sequence ATGCAGACCCCTCCCGTCTCACGCGGCGCGATGTGGCGAGCGCTGGGCTACTTCCGGCCCTACCGTCGCACCATTGTCTTCATCCTGCTCCTCGTCCTGACCTCCGCGAGCCTGAGCGCCCTGGAGCCCCTGGTCCTCAAGAGCGTCTTCGACCACCTGGGCAGCGAGGACGCCACGAAGCCGGTGCTGATGGGCGTGGGGTTGCTGGTGCTCATGGGGCTCGCGCGTGAAGGGTTGGGCGCCGCGTCCAACTGGCTCACCTGGCGCACCCGCATCCAGGTGCACTTCGCCCTCAACGAGGCCACCGTGTCGCGGCTGCACCGGCTGCCGCTGAGCTTTCACCGGCAGGAGGGCGTGGGCGCGCTGATGACGCGGATGGACCGCGGGCTCCAGGGCTTCGTGGGCGCCATCACCGAGCTCACCTTCAACGTCATCCCCGCGGCGGTGTACCTGTGCATCGCGGTGGGCGTCATGCTCCAGCTCGACTGGCGGCTGGCATTGCTGGCCCTGGCCTTCGCGCCGCTGCCGGTGCTCATCGCCCGGCGCGCCGCGCCCGTGCAGGCCCGGCGCGAGGAGTCGCTGCTGGAGCGGTGGACGCAAATCTACGCCCGCTTCAACGAGGTGCTCTCCGGCATCATCACCGTGAAGAGCTTCGCCATGGAGGAGCGGGAGAAGCAGCGCTTCCTGCATGGCGTGCGTGACGCCAATACCGTCGTCACCCGGGGTGTGGCGTTCGACTCGGCGGTGACGGCGGGGCAGAACACCACCGTGCTCGTCGCGCGTGTGGCGTCCATCTGCATGGGCGGCCTCCTGGTGATGAAGGGGCAGCTCACCGTCGGTACCCTGGTGGCCTTCCTGGGCTACATCGGCGGACTCTTCGGCCCCGTGCAGGGGCTCAGCGGCGTGTACAAGACGCTGCGGACGGCCTCGGTGTCCATCCGCCAGGTGTTCTCCATCCTCGACGCGCAGGACTCGCTGGGCGACGCGCCAGACGCGCACGAAATCACGCACATGCGCGGTGACGTGACGTTCGAGGACGTCCACTTCGCCTATCCCTCCGGCGCGGGCCGGCCGCTCATCAACGGCATCTCCCTGGACGTCCGGCGTGGGGAGACGGTGGCCCTGGTGGGCCCCAGCGGCGCTGGCAAGACGACGCTGATGAGCCTGCTGTGCCGCTTCTATGACCCGGACCAGGGCGTCGTGCGCGTTGACGGAAGCGACATCCGGACGCTCAAGCAGTTGTCGCTGCGGCGCAACATCGGCGTGGTGCTCCAGGACGCGCTGCTCTTCAACGAGAGCGTGCGGGGGAACATCGCCTATGGGCGGCCCCAGGCCACGGACGCGGAAATCGAGGCCGCCGCGCGCGCGGCCCACGCACATGAATTCATCCTGGGACTACCTCAGGGCTACGACACCCTGGTGGGGGAGCGCGGCAACCGGCTGTCCGCGGGCGAGCGGCAGCGCATCGCCATTGCCCGCTCGCTCCTGACAGACCCGCCCATCCTCATCCTCGACGAACCCACCAGCGCGCTCGACGCGGAGAGCGAGGCCTTGGTGCAGGACGCACTGGGCGAGCTGATGAAGGGCCGCACCACCTTCGCCATCGCGCACCGGCTCTCCACGGTGGTGAACGCGGACCGCATCCTGGTGCTCAAGGATGGCCGCATCATCGAGGAGGGCTCGCACGCGGAGTTGATGCGCCGTGACGGCTACTACGCGTCGCTGGTGCGCAAGCAGACGCGTGGCCTGCTCCCGGAATTGCCCCCTTCGCCCCTGACGCCCGTGGCCGCGTAG
- a CDS encoding CgeB family protein codes for MKVVILGLSITSSWGNGHATTYRGLVRGLVRRGHDVWFLERDVPWYAANRDLPNPPHGRTELYASLDDLAERFTTHVREADLVMVGSYVPQGVEAGAWVQRTARGVTAFYDIDTPVTLARLARGACEYLRPELVPGYRLYLSFTGGPTLERIERELGSPAARPLYCSCDPELHVPAPCEPRWGLGYLGTYSEDRQPVLERLMLDAARAWPEGRFAVAGPQYPEGLRWPANVTRVEHLAPPEHPAFYNAQRYTLNVTRADMVRAGHSPSVRLFEAAACGVPIISDDWAGLETFFEPGRELFVSRSGAETLRYLREVPERERQAMGQRARRRVLAEHTAEHRARTLEDYVLEAERGG; via the coding sequence ATGAAGGTCGTCATCCTCGGGCTGTCCATCACCTCCAGCTGGGGTAACGGCCATGCGACCACCTATCGCGGGCTGGTGCGTGGGCTGGTGCGGCGCGGGCACGACGTGTGGTTCCTCGAACGGGACGTTCCTTGGTACGCCGCCAACCGGGACCTGCCGAACCCGCCGCACGGACGCACCGAGCTGTACGCCAGCCTGGACGACCTGGCCGAGCGCTTCACGACACACGTGCGTGAGGCGGACCTGGTCATGGTGGGTTCCTACGTCCCGCAGGGCGTGGAGGCAGGCGCGTGGGTGCAGCGGACCGCGCGGGGCGTCACCGCCTTCTATGACATCGACACGCCGGTGACGCTCGCGCGGCTGGCGCGAGGAGCCTGTGAGTACCTGCGGCCGGAGCTGGTGCCGGGCTACCGGCTCTACCTGTCCTTCACGGGCGGCCCCACGCTGGAGCGCATCGAACGGGAGCTGGGTTCCCCCGCCGCGCGGCCGCTCTACTGCAGCTGTGACCCGGAGCTGCACGTCCCGGCGCCGTGCGAGCCGCGCTGGGGGTTGGGCTACCTGGGGACCTACAGCGAGGACCGCCAGCCGGTGCTGGAGCGGCTGATGCTGGACGCCGCGCGGGCGTGGCCCGAGGGACGCTTCGCCGTGGCGGGCCCCCAGTATCCCGAAGGCCTCCGCTGGCCGGCGAACGTCACGCGCGTGGAGCACCTGGCGCCCCCGGAGCACCCGGCCTTCTACAACGCCCAGCGCTACACCCTGAACGTCACGCGCGCGGACATGGTGCGTGCGGGCCATTCGCCCAGCGTGCGTCTCTTCGAGGCCGCCGCCTGCGGCGTGCCCATCATCAGTGACGACTGGGCGGGCCTGGAGACCTTCTTCGAGCCGGGGAGGGAGCTCTTCGTCTCGCGCTCCGGCGCGGAGACCTTGCGCTACCTCCGGGAAGTCCCCGAGCGGGAGCGTCAGGCCATGGGGCAGCGAGCGCGGCGGCGCGTGCTGGCGGAGCACACCGCGGAGCACCGGGCGCGGACATTGGAGGACTACGTCCTGGAGGCGGAGCGAGGGGGCTAG
- a CDS encoding UDP-glucose dehydrogenase family protein has translation MRIAIIGTGYVGLVAGTCFAESGHDVTCVDLDARKVEVLRRGEIPLYEPGLEELVRRNVAAQRLRFTEHLPEAVSPAQVVFIAVGTPQSERGDADLQHVLVAAEQIGRSLRHYTVIVNKSTVPVGTSDRVRSAVARTTDVAFDVVSNPEFLKEGAALDDFLKPDRVVIGTTSERARKLMGDLYAPFVRTENPILFMDPHSAELTKYAANAMLATRISFMNDMALLCERVGANVDLVRKGMGADRRIGYAFLYPGIGYGGSCFPKDVRALMSTAREAGLELDLLRAVESTNTRQKRCLLGKALKLYGSLADHTFAVWGLAFKPKTDDMREAPSVELIEGLLGKGARVQCHDPVASPVARQYFGDRVAYAPTCYEAAEGADGIFLVTEWNEFRRPDLKRLRALMRRPIIFDGRNVLDPRLARSEGFTYIGIGRD, from the coding sequence ATGCGGATCGCCATCATCGGAACGGGGTATGTGGGGCTCGTAGCGGGGACCTGCTTCGCGGAGTCAGGGCATGACGTCACCTGCGTGGACCTGGACGCGCGGAAGGTGGAGGTGCTGCGGCGCGGGGAGATTCCGCTCTACGAGCCAGGGCTGGAGGAGCTGGTCCGGCGCAACGTCGCCGCACAGCGCCTCCGCTTCACCGAACACCTGCCGGAGGCGGTGTCGCCGGCCCAGGTGGTGTTCATCGCGGTGGGCACGCCCCAGTCCGAGCGGGGAGACGCCGACCTCCAGCACGTGCTCGTCGCCGCGGAACAGATTGGCCGGTCCCTGCGCCACTACACCGTCATCGTGAACAAGAGCACCGTTCCCGTCGGGACGTCGGACCGGGTGCGGTCCGCGGTGGCGCGCACGACCGACGTGGCCTTCGACGTCGTGTCCAACCCGGAGTTCCTCAAGGAAGGCGCCGCGCTGGACGACTTCCTCAAGCCGGACCGGGTCGTCATCGGCACCACGTCCGAGCGGGCCCGGAAGCTGATGGGTGACCTCTATGCCCCCTTCGTGCGGACGGAGAACCCCATCCTCTTCATGGACCCCCACTCCGCGGAGCTCACCAAGTACGCGGCCAACGCCATGCTGGCCACGCGCATCTCGTTCATGAATGACATGGCCCTGCTGTGCGAGCGCGTGGGCGCCAACGTGGACCTGGTGCGCAAGGGCATGGGCGCGGACCGTCGCATCGGCTATGCGTTCCTCTATCCGGGCATCGGCTATGGCGGCAGCTGCTTCCCCAAGGACGTGCGGGCGTTGATGTCCACCGCGCGTGAAGCGGGCCTGGAGCTGGACCTGCTGCGGGCCGTGGAGTCCACCAACACACGGCAGAAGCGCTGTCTGCTCGGCAAGGCGTTGAAGCTCTACGGCAGCCTCGCTGACCACACCTTCGCCGTGTGGGGCCTGGCCTTCAAGCCGAAGACGGATGACATGCGGGAGGCGCCCTCCGTGGAGCTCATCGAAGGGTTGCTTGGCAAGGGCGCGCGCGTGCAATGCCATGACCCGGTGGCCAGCCCGGTGGCCCGGCAGTACTTCGGTGACCGGGTGGCGTACGCGCCCACCTGCTACGAGGCCGCCGAGGGCGCGGATGGCATCTTCCTCGTCACGGAATGGAACGAGTTTCGCCGCCCGGACCTCAAGCGGCTCCGGGCATTGATGCGCCGCCCCATCATCTTCGACGGGCGCAACGTGCTCGACCCGCGGCTCGCCCGGAGCGAGGGCTTCACCTACATCGGCATCGGGCGCGACTGA
- a CDS encoding glycosyltransferase family 4 protein: protein MTTDTVGGVWTYALELCRAFADAGVQVELATLGEPVTVPQAGEAAAVPGLRLHESTYRLEWMDAPWKDVRASGEWLLALEDALAPDVIHLNGYAHGALPWRAPSVVVAHSCVLSWWEAVLREPAPARYARYRREVQRGLRAVDRVVAPSAAMLGALERHYGPLLPPTCVIPNARRAGSFTAAPKELFVLAAGRLWDEAKNLSALEAVAPRLACPVRVAGELRHPGSGKVARARNTEPLGPLSPEALAAWMARAAIYAMPVRYEPFGLSALEAALSGCALVLGDIPSLREVWADAAVFVHPEDLDGLTRALRGLLDDGAHRERMAAKARARALTWNPRRMAEDYLRLYATLRAWPVRHPAGLALGAP from the coding sequence ATGACCACCGACACGGTGGGAGGCGTGTGGACCTACGCGCTGGAGCTCTGCCGGGCCTTCGCCGACGCGGGCGTCCAGGTGGAGCTGGCGACCCTGGGCGAGCCCGTGACGGTGCCGCAGGCGGGTGAAGCCGCGGCCGTCCCGGGGCTGCGCCTCCATGAGAGCACCTATCGCCTGGAGTGGATGGACGCGCCCTGGAAGGACGTGCGCGCGTCCGGGGAATGGCTGCTGGCGCTGGAGGATGCGTTGGCGCCCGACGTCATCCACCTCAATGGCTATGCCCATGGCGCGCTGCCCTGGCGGGCACCTTCGGTGGTGGTGGCCCACTCGTGCGTCCTGTCCTGGTGGGAGGCGGTCCTTCGGGAGCCCGCGCCGGCGCGATATGCGCGCTACCGGCGGGAGGTCCAGCGCGGCCTGCGCGCCGTGGACCGCGTGGTAGCGCCCAGCGCGGCGATGCTCGGCGCGCTCGAACGGCACTATGGGCCGCTGTTGCCGCCCACCTGCGTCATCCCGAACGCGCGCCGGGCCGGCTCCTTCACCGCGGCGCCCAAGGAGCTGTTCGTCCTCGCGGCGGGCCGCTTGTGGGACGAGGCCAAGAACCTGTCGGCGCTGGAGGCGGTGGCCCCCCGGCTGGCCTGCCCCGTGCGCGTGGCGGGCGAGCTGCGGCACCCGGGGAGCGGGAAGGTGGCCCGGGCACGGAACACCGAGCCGCTGGGCCCCCTCTCGCCGGAAGCACTCGCCGCCTGGATGGCTCGCGCCGCCATCTACGCCATGCCGGTGCGCTACGAGCCCTTTGGCCTGTCCGCGCTGGAGGCCGCGCTCTCCGGCTGTGCCCTGGTGCTGGGCGACATTCCCAGCCTCAGAGAGGTGTGGGCGGACGCGGCGGTGTTCGTTCACCCGGAGGACCTGGATGGGCTGACCCGCGCGCTGCGAGGACTCCTCGATGACGGGGCCCATCGGGAGCGCATGGCCGCGAAAGCGCGTGCCCGCGCGCTGACCTGGAACCCACGCCGCATGGCGGAGGACTACCTGCGGCTCTACGCGACGCTCCGGGCGTGGCCGGTCCGTCACCCCGCCGGGCTCGCGCTGGGCGCGCCTTGA
- a CDS encoding NAD-dependent epimerase/dehydratase family protein, whose amino-acid sequence MSAAEPWEVEGDRTVIFGGAGFIGSNLADHYLSAGRTVRVVDNLTRPGVVHNLRWLQARHGARLEVMTADVRDAYAVKQAVIGASHVFHFAAQVAVTTSLETPVTDFEVNAGGTLNVLEALRAMERPASLVFTSTNKVYGGMPGVELVQKPSRYEPRDAGLCGHGVGEDCPLDFESPYGCSKGAADQYVLDYARAYGLRTVVFRMSCIYGPRQFGTEDQGWVAHFLLRMLEGRPLTLYGDGKQVRDILDVGDLVRALGLAQQHIGRLKGQAFNIGGGPSRTVSLLELLGLISQRTGLRPALQFEDWRTGDQRYYVSDTRKFQAATGWAPQVGIAEGVDRLHDWLRTLMLERPVAAWQGGAREVHAG is encoded by the coding sequence ATGAGCGCGGCGGAACCTTGGGAGGTGGAAGGGGACAGGACGGTCATCTTCGGCGGGGCCGGCTTCATCGGCTCCAACCTGGCGGACCACTACCTGTCCGCGGGGCGGACCGTGCGAGTCGTCGACAACCTGACGCGCCCCGGCGTGGTGCACAACCTGCGTTGGCTCCAGGCCCGGCATGGCGCCCGGCTGGAGGTGATGACGGCGGACGTACGGGACGCCTATGCGGTGAAGCAGGCCGTCATCGGCGCCAGCCATGTCTTCCACTTCGCGGCCCAGGTGGCGGTCACCACCAGCCTGGAGACGCCCGTCACCGACTTCGAGGTCAACGCGGGCGGCACCCTGAACGTGCTGGAGGCGCTGCGTGCCATGGAGCGGCCCGCCTCGCTCGTCTTCACCTCCACCAACAAGGTCTACGGCGGCATGCCGGGCGTGGAGCTCGTCCAGAAGCCCAGCCGCTACGAGCCTCGGGACGCGGGCCTGTGCGGTCACGGCGTGGGGGAGGACTGCCCGCTGGACTTCGAGAGCCCCTATGGCTGCTCCAAGGGCGCGGCGGACCAGTACGTGCTCGACTACGCGCGAGCCTACGGACTGAGGACGGTGGTGTTCCGGATGAGCTGCATCTACGGCCCCCGGCAGTTCGGCACCGAGGACCAGGGGTGGGTGGCGCACTTCCTCTTGCGCATGCTCGAAGGCCGGCCCCTCACGCTCTACGGGGATGGCAAGCAGGTGCGGGACATCCTCGACGTGGGCGACCTGGTGCGCGCGCTCGGCCTGGCGCAGCAGCACATCGGACGGCTCAAGGGGCAGGCCTTCAACATCGGCGGCGGCCCGTCGCGGACGGTGAGCCTGCTGGAGCTGCTGGGCCTCATCTCGCAGCGCACCGGCCTGCGTCCCGCGCTCCAGTTCGAGGATTGGCGGACGGGGGACCAGCGCTACTACGTCTCCGACACCCGCAAGTTCCAGGCCGCCACGGGGTGGGCGCCCCAGGTGGGAATCGCCGAGGGCGTGGACCGGCTCCACGACTGGCTGCGGACCCTGATGCTCGAGCGGCCGGTGGCGGCGTGGCAGGGAGGGGCGCGTGAAGTCCACGCAGGCTAG
- a CDS encoding CgeB family protein, which translates to MSRGLRIAFFGSSLVSAYWNGAATYYRGLIRALHARGHRVTFYEPDAFGRQQHRDMADPDWARVVVYTEQGTADVERCLEEARHADVVVKASGVGVFDALLEARVLDLKRPGTQVVFWDVDAPATLERLEQHSDDPLRALVPRYDHVFTYGGGDPVVSAYRALGARQCVPIYNALDPSTHHPAPVEARFTGDLAFLGNRLPDREARVEAFFLKAAEHLPGARFLLGGSGWEARPLPSNVTRLGHVYTHEHNALNCSARAVLNIHRDSMARFGFSPATRVFEAAGAGACLITDAFLGVELFLEPGREVLVARSGEEVAEHVRRLTDAEARRIGQAALRRVLAGHTYTHRVSQVEAALGLRTGSATTTRECVA; encoded by the coding sequence ATGAGCAGGGGACTTCGCATCGCATTCTTCGGTTCCAGCCTCGTCTCGGCCTACTGGAACGGCGCGGCCACCTACTACCGCGGCCTCATCCGCGCGCTGCATGCGCGAGGGCACCGGGTGACCTTCTACGAGCCGGATGCCTTCGGGCGGCAGCAACACCGCGACATGGCGGACCCGGACTGGGCGCGCGTGGTCGTCTACACCGAGCAGGGAACGGCCGACGTGGAGCGGTGCCTGGAGGAGGCGCGCCACGCGGACGTGGTGGTGAAGGCCAGCGGCGTGGGCGTGTTCGATGCGCTGCTGGAGGCCCGGGTGCTCGACCTGAAGCGCCCTGGCACCCAGGTCGTGTTCTGGGACGTGGACGCGCCCGCCACGCTGGAGCGGCTGGAGCAGCATTCGGATGACCCGCTCCGCGCGCTCGTGCCCCGGTATGACCACGTCTTCACCTACGGCGGGGGGGATCCGGTGGTGTCCGCCTACCGGGCGCTGGGCGCGCGCCAGTGCGTCCCCATCTACAACGCGCTGGACCCCTCCACGCACCACCCGGCGCCGGTGGAGGCCCGCTTCACGGGGGACCTGGCCTTCCTGGGCAACCGGCTGCCGGACCGCGAAGCCCGCGTGGAGGCCTTCTTCCTGAAGGCCGCGGAGCACTTGCCCGGCGCGCGCTTCCTGCTGGGTGGCAGCGGCTGGGAGGCGCGCCCCTTGCCCTCCAACGTGACACGCCTGGGGCACGTCTACACGCATGAACACAATGCGCTGAACTGCTCGGCGCGCGCGGTGCTCAACATCCACCGCGACAGCATGGCGCGCTTCGGCTTCTCTCCCGCCACGCGTGTCTTCGAGGCGGCCGGCGCGGGGGCATGCCTCATCACCGATGCCTTCCTGGGCGTGGAGCTCTTCCTGGAGCCAGGACGTGAGGTGCTCGTGGCCCGCTCCGGGGAGGAGGTGGCCGAGCACGTCCGCCGGCTGACGGACGCGGAGGCCCGGCGCATCGGTCAGGCCGCGCTCCGGCGCGTGCTGGCTGGACACACGTACACGCATCGCGTCTCCCAGGTGGAGGCGGCCCTGGGGCTTCGGACCGGGTCCGCCACCACGACGCGGGAGTGCGTCGCATGA
- a CDS encoding NAD-dependent epimerase/dehydratase family protein: MASTNRCGGYLHQCMAVVMNIDCLRAPGGDMRQRQILITGGAGFIGSHLADALLARGHRVRVLDALVPQVHGEARRRPEYLSTDVELVVGDVRDGDVVRQSLEGVDAVYHFAAAVGVGQSMYEVAHYTAVNNLGTSVLMEALIERPIERLVVASSMSVYGEGLSRAPDGRRIPGGQRPLEQLADGKWELEGPGGEALTPVPTPESKPPELSSVYALSKFDQERLCLILGRAYGIPTVALRFFNVYGPRQALSNPYTGVLAIFGARLLNGSPPLVFEDGLQQRDFVNVRDVANACVLALDARGADSHVINVGSGQSITVKEVALALAEVMGRPGLRPAVTGRYRMGDIRHCFADISLARDLLGYAPQVSFHDGLTELSSWLEDQVATDRVAEARAELEARGLTV, encoded by the coding sequence ATGGCTAGCACCAACAGGTGCGGTGGCTACCTTCATCAATGCATGGCGGTGGTGATGAACATCGACTGCCTGCGTGCGCCGGGGGGCGACATGAGGCAAAGACAGATTCTCATCACGGGCGGCGCGGGCTTCATTGGCTCACATCTGGCGGACGCGCTGCTGGCGCGCGGCCACCGCGTGAGGGTCCTGGATGCGCTGGTGCCCCAGGTCCACGGTGAAGCGCGACGACGCCCGGAGTACCTGTCCACCGATGTGGAGCTGGTGGTGGGCGACGTGCGTGACGGGGACGTGGTCCGTCAGTCCCTGGAGGGCGTTGACGCCGTCTACCACTTCGCCGCGGCGGTGGGCGTGGGCCAGAGCATGTACGAAGTGGCCCACTACACGGCGGTGAACAACCTGGGCACCTCCGTGTTGATGGAAGCGCTCATCGAGCGTCCGATTGAACGGCTGGTCGTGGCCTCCAGCATGAGTGTCTACGGCGAGGGATTGTCGCGCGCGCCAGATGGCCGGCGCATCCCCGGCGGGCAAAGGCCCCTGGAGCAGCTGGCGGATGGGAAGTGGGAGCTGGAAGGCCCCGGAGGCGAAGCCCTCACGCCCGTGCCGACGCCGGAGTCCAAGCCGCCAGAGCTCTCCTCCGTGTATGCGCTGTCGAAGTTCGACCAGGAGCGGCTGTGTCTTATCCTGGGCCGCGCCTACGGCATCCCCACCGTGGCGCTGCGGTTCTTCAACGTCTACGGGCCCCGGCAGGCGCTCTCCAATCCCTATACCGGCGTGCTCGCCATCTTCGGCGCGCGTTTGCTCAATGGAAGTCCGCCACTCGTCTTCGAGGATGGCCTGCAGCAGCGGGACTTCGTCAACGTGCGTGACGTAGCGAACGCCTGCGTGCTGGCGCTCGACGCGCGGGGGGCGGACTCGCACGTCATCAACGTGGGAAGTGGACAGTCCATCACCGTGAAGGAAGTGGCCCTGGCGCTCGCGGAGGTGATGGGCCGCCCCGGCCTCCGCCCCGCGGTGACGGGTCGCTATCGCATGGGCGACATCCGTCACTGCTTCGCGGACATCTCCCTGGCGCGTGACCTGCTGGGTTACGCACCCCAGGTCTCCTTCCACGACGGGCTCACGGAACTGTCGTCGTGGCTCGAAGACCAGGTGGCGACGGACCGCGTGGCGGAGGCGCGCGCGGAACTCGAGGCGCGAGGGCTGACCGTATGA